One Aegilops tauschii subsp. strangulata cultivar AL8/78 chromosome 7, Aet v6.0, whole genome shotgun sequence genomic window carries:
- the LOC109735010 gene encoding F-box protein SKIP31 isoform X1 — protein sequence MADGKDLGAAAAAEPDHDEGQPDLEEEGELEAAAAGGGEEEEDVDVDGLASFLEFEILSGSSEEDPLDQLEEGEEEKETRVNDEAKNGKRKQDSLSDGDGSGSEDEHQKRARKEKGKGKVLAEGPPQIDTGMFTNVPPVLFLQIFKFLSSEDLISCALVCRFMNAAASDETLWRRLYCMRWGLSSNATSNAKLRECAWKSLYIQQDREDMVEFVRYTPTEFKEYYIQMQAAKRSQAPLPSEVNDDKIVLDKTVADQVSSWKSRRGLTDDAVKGHSCSGSTCYYKQIGDAYICEKTGRVHVCDDACREFVLDQASGLLVCTISGHCFERFLCPDDEWDTCDADQQQGGVTDEAEPFMGSGRFARAYQLGYSCADEKELEHALRFC from the exons atgGCCGACGGGAAGGACCTGGGCGCCGCGGCGGCCGCGGAACCCGACCACGATGAAGGGCAGCCGGATCTGGAAGAGGAAGGTGAgctcgaagccgccgccgccggcggcggcgaggaagaagagGACGTCGACGTCGACGGCCTCGCTAGCTTCCTCGAATTCGAGATCCTCTCCGGATCCAGCGAGGAAGATCCTCTCGAC CAgctggaggagggcgaggaggagaaggagacgAGGGTGAATGATGAAGCGAAGAACGGTAAGAGGAAGCAAGATTCGCTGTCGGACGGAGACGGCAGCGGCAGCGAGGACGAGCATCAGAAGAGGgcgaggaaggagaagggaaaaGGAAAGGTTTTGGCAGAGGGGCCGCCTCAGATTGACACGGGCATGTTCACCAACGTCCCCCCGGTGCTGTTCCTGCAGATCTTCAAGTTCCTCTCCTCGGAGGACCTCATCTCGTGTGCCCTTGTGTGCCGCTTCATGAACGCCGCCGCATCTGACGAGACCCTTTGGCGCCGCTT GTATTGTATGAGGTGGGGCCTGTCCTCTAATGCTACCTCTAACGCGAAACTCAGGGAGTGCGCTTGGAAGAGCCTCTACATTCAG CAAGATAGAGAAGATATGGTTGAATTCGTGAGATATACCCCTACAGAATTCAAAGAGTACTATATCCAGATGCAGGCTGCAAAAAGGAGTCAGGCACCCCTTCCCTCAGAA GTTAACGACGACAAGATTGTTCTTGATAAGACAGTAGCTGATCAGGTGTCTAGTTGGAAAAGCCGCAGAGGCCTTACCGATGATGCAGTCAAGGGGCATTCTTGTTCTGGAAGTACTTGCTACTATAAGCAGATTGGTGATGCTTATATCTGTGAGAAGACTGGTCGTGTACATG TCTGCGATGATGCCTGTCGTGAATTTGTCTTGGACCAAGCTAGCGGGTTACTTGTCTGTACGATATCTGGGCACTGTTTTGAGCGATTTTTATGTCCTGATGACGAGTGGGACACTTGTGATGCT GATCAGCAGCAAGGTGGCGTGACTGATGAAGCAGAGCCATTCATGGGATCTGGACGATTTG CACGAGCTTATCAGTTGGGCTACAGCTGTGCCGACGAGAAGGAACTTGAGCACGCTTTGCGGTTCTgctga
- the LOC109735010 gene encoding F-box protein SKIP31 isoform X2, giving the protein MADGKDLGAAAAAEPDHDEGQPDLEEEGELEAAAAGGGEEEEDVDVDGLASFLEFEILSGSSEEDPLDLEEGEEEKETRVNDEAKNGKRKQDSLSDGDGSGSEDEHQKRARKEKGKGKVLAEGPPQIDTGMFTNVPPVLFLQIFKFLSSEDLISCALVCRFMNAAASDETLWRRLYCMRWGLSSNATSNAKLRECAWKSLYIQQDREDMVEFVRYTPTEFKEYYIQMQAAKRSQAPLPSEVNDDKIVLDKTVADQVSSWKSRRGLTDDAVKGHSCSGSTCYYKQIGDAYICEKTGRVHVCDDACREFVLDQASGLLVCTISGHCFERFLCPDDEWDTCDADQQQGGVTDEAEPFMGSGRFARAYQLGYSCADEKELEHALRFC; this is encoded by the exons atgGCCGACGGGAAGGACCTGGGCGCCGCGGCGGCCGCGGAACCCGACCACGATGAAGGGCAGCCGGATCTGGAAGAGGAAGGTGAgctcgaagccgccgccgccggcggcggcgaggaagaagagGACGTCGACGTCGACGGCCTCGCTAGCTTCCTCGAATTCGAGATCCTCTCCGGATCCAGCGAGGAAGATCCTCTCGAC ctggaggagggcgaggaggagaaggagacgAGGGTGAATGATGAAGCGAAGAACGGTAAGAGGAAGCAAGATTCGCTGTCGGACGGAGACGGCAGCGGCAGCGAGGACGAGCATCAGAAGAGGgcgaggaaggagaagggaaaaGGAAAGGTTTTGGCAGAGGGGCCGCCTCAGATTGACACGGGCATGTTCACCAACGTCCCCCCGGTGCTGTTCCTGCAGATCTTCAAGTTCCTCTCCTCGGAGGACCTCATCTCGTGTGCCCTTGTGTGCCGCTTCATGAACGCCGCCGCATCTGACGAGACCCTTTGGCGCCGCTT GTATTGTATGAGGTGGGGCCTGTCCTCTAATGCTACCTCTAACGCGAAACTCAGGGAGTGCGCTTGGAAGAGCCTCTACATTCAG CAAGATAGAGAAGATATGGTTGAATTCGTGAGATATACCCCTACAGAATTCAAAGAGTACTATATCCAGATGCAGGCTGCAAAAAGGAGTCAGGCACCCCTTCCCTCAGAA GTTAACGACGACAAGATTGTTCTTGATAAGACAGTAGCTGATCAGGTGTCTAGTTGGAAAAGCCGCAGAGGCCTTACCGATGATGCAGTCAAGGGGCATTCTTGTTCTGGAAGTACTTGCTACTATAAGCAGATTGGTGATGCTTATATCTGTGAGAAGACTGGTCGTGTACATG TCTGCGATGATGCCTGTCGTGAATTTGTCTTGGACCAAGCTAGCGGGTTACTTGTCTGTACGATATCTGGGCACTGTTTTGAGCGATTTTTATGTCCTGATGACGAGTGGGACACTTGTGATGCT GATCAGCAGCAAGGTGGCGTGACTGATGAAGCAGAGCCATTCATGGGATCTGGACGATTTG CACGAGCTTATCAGTTGGGCTACAGCTGTGCCGACGAGAAGGAACTTGAGCACGCTTTGCGGTTCTgctga